The proteins below are encoded in one region of Rhododendron vialii isolate Sample 1 chromosome 7a, ASM3025357v1:
- the LOC131333807 gene encoding protein SENSITIVE TO UV 2-like isoform X2, which produces MGDEGFEEWDADFLDQLIQVEELALTSTNPTQHHRLPQPPSLPEISYSPPRELSQRVTDANAKHPDRSLADSFPFVAPFRNPNDEEIERLKRVRDGNAKHPERSLADPAPFIALSRTPNEQEIERLKRELGRVSKQLTHLEQDCLQLRNERDKKEEQLKSVYSKIEAKDAEVQCRKSKVLDHGVHTHDHPVISLGIQNDNSSNHRGGSRDNLATPTCKAVGVQTDKSWDSTPLCSKTDLSTRQHCQSKLLAVWDSPKVQGSPRNLVSKLLVACETDFHILFGCLGLSAKAITISLAVERSDVGLQDQKPVSQSAEAAKVSHLYCMLTKIGAGMVKWEALFEALVDLCSLKDDVIVYRSLRVLRMVLNHTVDLERGLYIRDNVIVEGPSSSINSADTCELKTESLFSVGADDMSGSGLISSRTRLFDEEILWKDQRNLVSAVSTSCLDWGSVFELMHQIAMKNIEECLRVEAVAIMNMILMRSNAYLDREKFARLLAFESISHLLRKGSGLSVQKQAVRLLYLLLNCPKVMAMFCSFCEEEAECSGAANVDAKNASSQGFSVIMEGLEDCVACGGNGTQELKLRRSAVTLLAFLASSGKPGFEILLGKRLPKRTSFLALILKMVVSEMDTEEVNSSVPPEIFRERTLLIREALILLNRLVSNPQYSAPVLRILTNSRDMACLTVDIANRLSCSDKWLWQYDSTTRQMRESEIVVLARVFRKRVFTFLGDTMS; this is translated from the exons ATGGGCGACGAGGGTTTCGAAGAATGGGACGCAGATTTCCTAGACCAACTCATCCAAGTCGAAGAACTCGCCTTGACGTCCACTAACCCTACCCAACACCACCGCCTCCCCCAACCACCGTCACTTCCTGAGATCAGCTACTCGCCTCCGCGGGAGTTGTCTCAGAGAGTAACAGATGCCAATGCGAAGCATCCCGACCGATCTCTCGCCGATTCGTTTCCGTTTGTCGCCCCGTTTCGTAATCCCAACGATGAAGAAATCGAGAGATTAAAg AGAGTTAGAGATGGCAATGCGAAGCATCCCGAGCGATCTCTCGCCGATCCGGCTCCGTTCATCGCCCTGTCTCGTACCCCGAACGAACAAGAAATCGAGAGATTGAAG AGAGAGCTCGGCCGCGTTTCAAAGCAGCTCACTCACCTG GAACAAGATTGCTTACAGCTTCGGAATGAAAGGGATAAGAAAGAGGAACAGCTTAAATCTGTTTATTCAAAGATTGAAGCCAAAGATGCTGAGGTTCAATGTAGAAAAAGCAAAGTCTT GGACCATGGAGTTCATACTCATGACCATCCTGTTATTTCTCTAGGAATTCAAAATGATAACTCTTCAAACCATCGTGGTGGCTCTCGAGATAATTTAG CTACACCAACTTGTAAAGCAGTTGGAGTTCAGACAGACAAATCTTGGGACTCTACCCCTTTATGCAGTAAAACCGATTTGTCTACTCGTCAACATTGTCAAAGCAAGCTGCTGGCTGTTTGGGACTCACCAAAAGTGCAAGGATCACCTAGAAATCTGGTTTCCAAGTTGTTAGTGGCTTGTGAAACAGACTTTCATATTCTTTTTGGATGCTTGGGCTTATCTGCTAAAGCAATTACAATCTCTCTAGCAGTTGAAAGATCCGATGTGGGTTTGCAGGACCAAAAGCCAGTTTCTCAGTCTGCTGAAGCAGCAAAAGTATCTCACCTTTACTGTATGCTGACGAAG ATTGGTGCTGGGATGGTTAAGTGGGAAGCTTTATTTGAAGCTTTAGTAGATCTCTGCAGTCTCAAAGAT GATGTTATTGTGTATAGATCACTCCGGGTACTGCGTATGGTTTTGAATCACACGGTTGATCTTGAAAGGGGATTGTATATAAG GGACAATGTCATAGTCGAAGGACCTTCCTCTTCGATCAACTCTGCAGATACTTGTGAACTTAAAACTGAAAGTCTGTTTTCTGTCGGTGCTGACGACATGTCCGGTTCAGGTCTTATATCATCTAGAACAAGATTATTTGATGAAGAAATCTTATGGAAGGACCAAAGGAACCTTGTTTCTGCAGTATCAACCTCCTGTTTAGATTGGGGTTCTGTCTTTGAACTGATGCATCAGATAGCCATGAAGAATATTGAGGAATGTTTAAGGGTGGAAGCTGTTGCAATTATGAATATGATTCTTATGAGAAGTAATGCTTACTTGGATAGGGAGAA ATTTGCAAGATTATTGGCATTTGAAAGTATTTCACACTTGTTAAGGAAAGGATCTGGTTTGAGTGTGCAAAAGCAAGCTGTTCGTCTTTTATACTTGCTACTAAACT GTCCAAAAGTAATGGCCATGTTTTGCTCATTTTGTGAAGAGGAGGCGGAGTGTAGTGGAGCTGCAAATGTCGATGCCAAAAATGCTTCCTCTCAAGGATTCAGTGTTATTATGGAGGGTTTAGAAGATTGTGTCGCTTGTGGAGGAAATGGTACACAG GAGCTGAAACTTCGCAGGAGTGCTGTTACTCTGTTGGCTTTCTTAGCATCTTCGGGGAAAcctggttttgaaattttgctgGGCAAGAGGCTTCCAAAAAGGACCAGTTTTCTTgcactgattttgaaaatggtggTATCAGAAATGGACACAGAAGAAGTCAACTCTTCTGTGCCACCTGAAATTTTTCGAGAAAG AACTTTGCTAATCCGAGAGGCACTTATCCTTTTGAATCGACTTGTATCCAATCCTCAATACTCCGCTCCCGTTTTGCGAATATTAACCAATAGTAGAGATATGGCCTGCTTGACTGTCGATATCGCAAATAGGTTATCCTGTTCTGATAAGTGGTTGTGGCAGTATGACAGCACAACTCGGCAGATGAGGGAGTCTGAAATTGTGGTCTTGGCTCGAGTTTTTAGGAAAAGGGTTTTTACATTTTTGGGTGATACCATGTCCTAG
- the LOC131333807 gene encoding protein SENSITIVE TO UV 2-like isoform X1, whose protein sequence is MGDEGFEEWDADFLDQLIQVEELALTSTNPTQHHRLPQPPSLPEISYSPPRELSQRVTDANAKHPDRSLADSFPFVAPFRNPNDEEIERLKRVRDGNAKHPERSLADPAPFIALSRTPNEQEIERLKGWLQRELGRVSKQLTHLEQDCLQLRNERDKKEEQLKSVYSKIEAKDAEVQCRKSKVLDHGVHTHDHPVISLGIQNDNSSNHRGGSRDNLATPTCKAVGVQTDKSWDSTPLCSKTDLSTRQHCQSKLLAVWDSPKVQGSPRNLVSKLLVACETDFHILFGCLGLSAKAITISLAVERSDVGLQDQKPVSQSAEAAKVSHLYCMLTKIGAGMVKWEALFEALVDLCSLKDDVIVYRSLRVLRMVLNHTVDLERGLYIRDNVIVEGPSSSINSADTCELKTESLFSVGADDMSGSGLISSRTRLFDEEILWKDQRNLVSAVSTSCLDWGSVFELMHQIAMKNIEECLRVEAVAIMNMILMRSNAYLDREKFARLLAFESISHLLRKGSGLSVQKQAVRLLYLLLNCPKVMAMFCSFCEEEAECSGAANVDAKNASSQGFSVIMEGLEDCVACGGNGTQELKLRRSAVTLLAFLASSGKPGFEILLGKRLPKRTSFLALILKMVVSEMDTEEVNSSVPPEIFRERTLLIREALILLNRLVSNPQYSAPVLRILTNSRDMACLTVDIANRLSCSDKWLWQYDSTTRQMRESEIVVLARVFRKRVFTFLGDTMS, encoded by the exons ATGGGCGACGAGGGTTTCGAAGAATGGGACGCAGATTTCCTAGACCAACTCATCCAAGTCGAAGAACTCGCCTTGACGTCCACTAACCCTACCCAACACCACCGCCTCCCCCAACCACCGTCACTTCCTGAGATCAGCTACTCGCCTCCGCGGGAGTTGTCTCAGAGAGTAACAGATGCCAATGCGAAGCATCCCGACCGATCTCTCGCCGATTCGTTTCCGTTTGTCGCCCCGTTTCGTAATCCCAACGATGAAGAAATCGAGAGATTAAAg AGAGTTAGAGATGGCAATGCGAAGCATCCCGAGCGATCTCTCGCCGATCCGGCTCCGTTCATCGCCCTGTCTCGTACCCCGAACGAACAAGAAATCGAGAGATTGAAG GGGTGGTTACAGAGAGAGCTCGGCCGCGTTTCAAAGCAGCTCACTCACCTG GAACAAGATTGCTTACAGCTTCGGAATGAAAGGGATAAGAAAGAGGAACAGCTTAAATCTGTTTATTCAAAGATTGAAGCCAAAGATGCTGAGGTTCAATGTAGAAAAAGCAAAGTCTT GGACCATGGAGTTCATACTCATGACCATCCTGTTATTTCTCTAGGAATTCAAAATGATAACTCTTCAAACCATCGTGGTGGCTCTCGAGATAATTTAG CTACACCAACTTGTAAAGCAGTTGGAGTTCAGACAGACAAATCTTGGGACTCTACCCCTTTATGCAGTAAAACCGATTTGTCTACTCGTCAACATTGTCAAAGCAAGCTGCTGGCTGTTTGGGACTCACCAAAAGTGCAAGGATCACCTAGAAATCTGGTTTCCAAGTTGTTAGTGGCTTGTGAAACAGACTTTCATATTCTTTTTGGATGCTTGGGCTTATCTGCTAAAGCAATTACAATCTCTCTAGCAGTTGAAAGATCCGATGTGGGTTTGCAGGACCAAAAGCCAGTTTCTCAGTCTGCTGAAGCAGCAAAAGTATCTCACCTTTACTGTATGCTGACGAAG ATTGGTGCTGGGATGGTTAAGTGGGAAGCTTTATTTGAAGCTTTAGTAGATCTCTGCAGTCTCAAAGAT GATGTTATTGTGTATAGATCACTCCGGGTACTGCGTATGGTTTTGAATCACACGGTTGATCTTGAAAGGGGATTGTATATAAG GGACAATGTCATAGTCGAAGGACCTTCCTCTTCGATCAACTCTGCAGATACTTGTGAACTTAAAACTGAAAGTCTGTTTTCTGTCGGTGCTGACGACATGTCCGGTTCAGGTCTTATATCATCTAGAACAAGATTATTTGATGAAGAAATCTTATGGAAGGACCAAAGGAACCTTGTTTCTGCAGTATCAACCTCCTGTTTAGATTGGGGTTCTGTCTTTGAACTGATGCATCAGATAGCCATGAAGAATATTGAGGAATGTTTAAGGGTGGAAGCTGTTGCAATTATGAATATGATTCTTATGAGAAGTAATGCTTACTTGGATAGGGAGAA ATTTGCAAGATTATTGGCATTTGAAAGTATTTCACACTTGTTAAGGAAAGGATCTGGTTTGAGTGTGCAAAAGCAAGCTGTTCGTCTTTTATACTTGCTACTAAACT GTCCAAAAGTAATGGCCATGTTTTGCTCATTTTGTGAAGAGGAGGCGGAGTGTAGTGGAGCTGCAAATGTCGATGCCAAAAATGCTTCCTCTCAAGGATTCAGTGTTATTATGGAGGGTTTAGAAGATTGTGTCGCTTGTGGAGGAAATGGTACACAG GAGCTGAAACTTCGCAGGAGTGCTGTTACTCTGTTGGCTTTCTTAGCATCTTCGGGGAAAcctggttttgaaattttgctgGGCAAGAGGCTTCCAAAAAGGACCAGTTTTCTTgcactgattttgaaaatggtggTATCAGAAATGGACACAGAAGAAGTCAACTCTTCTGTGCCACCTGAAATTTTTCGAGAAAG AACTTTGCTAATCCGAGAGGCACTTATCCTTTTGAATCGACTTGTATCCAATCCTCAATACTCCGCTCCCGTTTTGCGAATATTAACCAATAGTAGAGATATGGCCTGCTTGACTGTCGATATCGCAAATAGGTTATCCTGTTCTGATAAGTGGTTGTGGCAGTATGACAGCACAACTCGGCAGATGAGGGAGTCTGAAATTGTGGTCTTGGCTCGAGTTTTTAGGAAAAGGGTTTTTACATTTTTGGGTGATACCATGTCCTAG
- the LOC131333806 gene encoding uncharacterized protein LOC131333806 isoform X2 → MVGIFSRFSVSRNGHRRSQSALGDREAIPSNSDATSDATVTGGATAAAHGIEVAIEFKPLEHPPEPLDNDRPIQCPLPEPSILNDGRIWKERVSAGGGQRRAEMPVMQEGPRVESGPVGKKPPRPPSNRVILPSISAPEHSLLKLLEECSPSGI, encoded by the exons ATGGTGGGTATTTTCTCTAGGTTTTCTGTCAGCAGAAATGGGCACCGTCGAAGCCAAAGTGCGCTT GGTGATAGGGAAGCAATACCGTCAAATTCAGATGCTACGAGTGATGCTACGGTGACTGGTGGTGCAACTGCTGCTGCTCATGGGATTGAAGTAGCAATTGAGTTTAAGCCACTTGAACACCCACCTGAGCCTCTTGACAATGATCGACCTATTCAGTGCCCTCTGCCTGAACCTTCAATTCTCAAT GATGGAAGGATATGGAAGGAGCGAGTATCAGCAGGCGGCGGTCAAAGGAGGGCTGAAATGCCAGTTATGCAGGAGGGGCCTCGCGTGGAATCTGGACCTGTGGGGAAAAAACCACCACGGCCCCCCTCCAACCGGGTGATTCTACCATCCATCAGTGCACCCGAACACAGTCTCCTTAAACTGCTTGAAGAATGCAGTCCATCTGGGATTTAG
- the LOC131333806 gene encoding uncharacterized protein LOC131333806 isoform X1 — protein MVGIFSRFSVSRNGHRRSQSALQGDREAIPSNSDATSDATVTGGATAAAHGIEVAIEFKPLEHPPEPLDNDRPIQCPLPEPSILNDGRIWKERVSAGGGQRRAEMPVMQEGPRVESGPVGKKPPRPPSNRVILPSISAPEHSLLKLLEECSPSGI, from the exons ATGGTGGGTATTTTCTCTAGGTTTTCTGTCAGCAGAAATGGGCACCGTCGAAGCCAAAGTGCGCTT CAGGGTGATAGGGAAGCAATACCGTCAAATTCAGATGCTACGAGTGATGCTACGGTGACTGGTGGTGCAACTGCTGCTGCTCATGGGATTGAAGTAGCAATTGAGTTTAAGCCACTTGAACACCCACCTGAGCCTCTTGACAATGATCGACCTATTCAGTGCCCTCTGCCTGAACCTTCAATTCTCAAT GATGGAAGGATATGGAAGGAGCGAGTATCAGCAGGCGGCGGTCAAAGGAGGGCTGAAATGCCAGTTATGCAGGAGGGGCCTCGCGTGGAATCTGGACCTGTGGGGAAAAAACCACCACGGCCCCCCTCCAACCGGGTGATTCTACCATCCATCAGTGCACCCGAACACAGTCTCCTTAAACTGCTTGAAGAATGCAGTCCATCTGGGATTTAG
- the LOC131333805 gene encoding uncharacterized protein LOC131333805 codes for MRLTAQDIPDQTRQELRDFAEWIKLIGEGKIQGTSFSEGREPNWIQISERFLIRNGERSLYMLIESNDPDFSNKYQDIGYLQGRAILAPKHDDVNEINNIVLSMLPREMRIYNSADKLCPTEHESNDQDMYPPELLHSLNFPGLPNHCLKLKVGTPIILLINVNLSLGLCNGTRLIVVKMRNQVIEAKVVTCSRAGEIVHLHRAVLSHSSTHSPFTMKRRQFPIKLAFSMTINKSQGQTLKNVGLYLPNSCFSHGQLYVALSRVTSPRGLKILIVNKPGMPDDVTQNIVYNEIYNRISQPQ; via the coding sequence ATGCGTCTTACAGCGCAAGATATCCCTGATCAAACACGTCAAGAGTTACGTGATTTTGCAGAGTGGATAAAATTAATCGGTGAAGGAAAAATACAGGGAACCTCATTTTCTGAAGGTCGAGAGCCTAATTGGATTCAAATTTCGGAAAGATTCCTCATAAGAAATGGTGAAAGAAGCTTATACATGTTAATTGAAAGCAACGACCCTGATTTCTCTAATAAATATCAGGATATAGGGTACTTACAAGGACGCGCCATTTTAGCCCCAAAGCATGATGATGTTAATGAAATCAATAATATTGTGCTCTCAATGCTTCCTAGGGAAATGAGGATTTACAATAGTGCTGATAAGTTGTGTCCTACAGAGCATGAAAGTAATGATCAAGACATGTATCCTCCTGAACTTTTGCATTCTTTGAACTTCCCCGGACTCCCAAATCATTGCTTGAAATTGAAGGTTGGCACACCGATAATACTCCTCATAAATGTGAACCTATCCTTGGGGTTATGTAATGGCACTCGCCTTATTGTTGTTAAGATGAGAAATCAGGTAATTGAAGCCAAAGTTGTTACATGTTCTAGAGCTGGAGAAATAGTCCATCTTCACCGTGCTGTCTTATCACATTCTTCAACTCATTCGCCGTTCACAATGAAAAGAAGACAATTTCCTATCAAGTTGGCATTTTCTATGACAATAAATAAGAGTCAAGGGCAGACTTTGAAGAATGTTGGGCTTTATCTACCAAAttcatgtttttctcatggtcagtTGTATGTAGCTCTGTCACGTGTCACCTCTCCACGGGGCTTGAAGATATTGATTGTTAACAAACCCGGTATGCCAGATGATGTCACCCAAAATATTGTGTACAATGAAATTTATAATAGGATATCCCAACCCCAGTAA
- the LOC131332719 gene encoding disease resistance protein RPM1-like: protein MAEGVVFELLSNFAPYLQEEVNLLTGVREEIEFIRAEFERMKNFLRVADEVEERDPNLKVWVKQVREAAYDTADALDMYMLRLGRQHGAGFRGFLRKVSCFIKTLKARHQIASEVKRIKSRFVDISAGYQTYSNIYCTIEQGSSSTHSGIAWNDCRGDALLLQEADLVGIDNPKSQMIQWLVDEDPQLKVISVAGMGGLGKTTLTKKVYDDATVKRHFQTRVWITVSETVKVEELLKDMIRQLFEEVRQPLPARMDNMDTNGLKRTINDFLQPKRYVFVLDDVWHIPEWQFLKIIFPECNCGSRIVLTTRNNDLASFASKEYHGSVYNLQPLPHQQSWNLFCKKAFQGNPCPSHLEDLSRDILKRCEGLPLAIVAIGGLLLTKKNRTDEWERINRNLGAELESNDKLTSMKKILSLSYFDLPYYLKLCFLYLSIFPEDFFIGHMTLIRLWVVEGFVEAKEGMTKEEVAVGYVNELINRSLVQVAEKRDDGRLKSYRIHDLWREIVVSKSREQNFVSLASAEKVRRLSLHTNLDDIQINCFTRLRSLLVFSIEDPMTMLSKVVSFSKGARLLTVLDLRGTDLGTFPEGIVKLVHLTYLSLRETEVKLIPKSIGNLKKLETLDLKLTHVTELPEEILKLQYLRHLLLTSANKGLMGCYYGFHYKSGFKAPTGIGSLTSLQKLCYIEADNGSNNGIVLRELGKLTQLRKLHILRVPQEDGKVLCSSLEKLNSLQSLFVGAKEKDEIVDLDSLSSAPRQLRTLYLKGRLQNLPHWIHSLHNLTRVFLWWSKLRDVDPLQSFQDLPNLVCLQVTAAYEGEGLCFKAGGFQSLKCLQLSQMEGLKWVRVEAGSMPLLEKLLLYDCKSMKKLPSGIEHLTNLKLLDLADLSDSLITSLDRDLKGGDYWKIAHIPKVWTGDSKSGFFEHLATYL from the exons atggCAGAGGGTGTTGTGTTCGAACTTTTATCCAACTTCGCACCCTATCTCCAGGAAGAGGTAAACCTGTTAACTGGAGTGCGGGAAGAGATTGAATTCATTAGAGCTGAATTCGAGCGGATGAAGAATTTCCTGAGAGTTGCTGATGAAGTGGAAGAGAGAGACCCGAATCTCAAAGTATGGGTGAAGCAAGTTCGAGAAGCTGCATATGACACTGCAGATGCTCTTGACATGTACATGCTTCGCCTTGGACGTCAACATGGCGCTGGATTCCGCGGGTTTCTTCGTAAGGTTTCTTGCTTTATTAAGACCTTGAAAGCACGCCACCAAATTGCTTCCGAAGTAAAACGAATCAAGTCCAGATTCGTCGATATTTCCGCGGGATATCAGACATATAGTAACATATATTGCACAATAGAGCAAGGCTCAAGTTCCACTCATTCTGGAATTGCATGGAATGATTGCCGTGGCGATGCACTTCTACTCCAAGAAGCTGACCTTGTGGGCATCGACAATCCCAAATCACAAATGATTCAGTGGCTAGTGGATGAGGATCCTCAACTCAAGGTGATTTCAGTAGCAGGAATGGGCGGGTTGGGCAAAACGACCCTTACTAAAAAGGTCTATGATGATGCAACAGTGAAGAGGCACTTTCAAACCCGTGTTTGGATCACTGTTTCTGAAACAGTCAAAGTCGAAGAGCTTTTAAAAGACATGATCCGACAACTCTTTGAAGAAGTCAGGCAACCACTCCCCGCAAGAATGGACAATATGGATACAAATGGCTTAAAAAGGACAATTAACGATTTTCTGCAGCCGAAGAGGTACGTGTTTGTTTTGGACGATGTATGGCACATTCCTGAGTGgcaatttctcaaaattatatTTCCTGAATGCAATTGTGGCAGTCGAATAGTCCTAACAACGAGAAATAATGATCTAGCATCTTTTGCTAGTAAAGAATATCATGGTTCTGTTTATAATCTCCAACCCTTGCCTCACCAACAATCATGGAACCTGTTTTGCAAGAAGGCATTTCAAGGGAATCCTTGTCCCTCACATTTGGAAGATCTTTCAAGAGACATCTTGAAAAGATGCGAGGGTTTACCACTTGCAATTGTGGCAATCGGTGGTCTTTTATTAACAAAGAAGAACAGAACTGATGAGTGGGAGAGGATTAACCGCAACCTTGGAGCGGAACTAGAAAGCAATGACAAACTCACGAGCATGAAAAAGATATTGTCTCTCAGTTACTTTGATCTCCCTTACTATCTCAAGTTATGTTTTCTGTACTTGAGTATTTTTCCAGAAGATTTTTTCATTGGCCACATGACATTAATTCGGCTGTGGGTAGTGGAAGGATTTGTAGAAGCGAAAGAAGGAATGACAAAAGAAGAAGTTGCTGTGGGATACGTCAATGAGCTAATCAATAGAAGTTTAGTTCAAGTGGCAGAGAAGAGGGATGATGGGAGGTTGAAAAGTTATCGAATCCATGACCTTTGGCGTGAAATAGTTGTTTCAAAGTCGAGAGAGCAAAACTTTGTGTCATTAGCCAGTGCCGAGAAGGTGCGACGCTTATCATTACACACTAATTTGGACGACATACAAATCAATTGCTTCACTCGACTTCGTTCTTTGCTTGTGTTTAGCATAGAAGATCCGATGACTATGTTGTCTAAAGTTGTGTCGTTCAGCAAAGGGGCGAGGCTATTAACGGTGCTAGACTTGAGAGGTACAGATTTGGGAACATTTCCCGAAGGAATTGTGAAGCTAGTTCATCTTACTTATCTAAGTCTAAGGGAGACCGAGGTAAAATTGATTCCGAAGTCAATTGGAAACCTCAAGAAACTAGAAACATTGGATCTCAAGTTGACACATGTTACAGAGTTGCCAGAAGAGATACTGAAGTTACAATATCTTCGTCATCTCTTATTGACTAGTGCTAACAAAGGATTGATGGGTTGTTACTATGGTTTTCACTATAAATCTGGATTCAAAGCCCCAACAGGAATAGGGAGCTTGACATCCTTGCAGAAATTATGTTATATCGAGGCAGACAATGGAAGTAACAATGGCATTGTGTTGAGGGAGCTTGGGAAGCTGACTCAACTGAGGAAGTTGCACATTTTAAGAGTTCCACAAGAAGATGGAAAGGTGCTATGTTCATCCCTTGAGAAACTAAACAGCCTTCAATCGTTGTTTGTCGGTGcaaaagagaaagatgagaTCGTTGATCTAGATTCTTTGTCTTCGGCACCTCGACAACTTCGAACGCTCTATTTAAAAGGACGCCTGCAAAATCTACCCCACTGGATACATTCGCTTCACAACCTGACGAGAGTATTCTTATGGTGGAGTAAGTTAAGGGATGTTGATCCACTGCAATCCTTTCAAGACTTGCCCAATTTGGTTTGCCTTCAAGTCACAGCGGCTTATGAAGGAGAAGGATTGTGTTTCAAGGCAGGTGGGTTTCAAAGCCTCAAATGTTTACAGCTGTCTCAAATGGAAGGATTAAAATGGGTGAGAGTGGAGGCAGGCTCAATGCCTCTTCTTGAAAAGCTACTTCTCTACGATTGCAAATCGATGAAGAAGTTGCCCTCAGGAATTGAACATCTGACCAACCTTAAACTTCTTGACTTGGCTGATTTGTCAGATAGCTTGATTACAAGTTTGGATAGAGACTTAAAAGGTGGGGATTATTGGAAAATTGCACACATCCCTAAAGTTTGGACAGGGGACAGCAAGTCAG gaTTTTTTGAGCACTTGGCAACTTATTTGTAA